One region of Chitinophagales bacterium genomic DNA includes:
- the dapB gene encoding 4-hydroxy-tetrahydrodipicolinate reductase, which yields MNIALLGYGRMGGSIAQLIDQQGEDEVVLKIHKDNKDELTVENLQKADIAIEFSTPDTAVKHIEKCFEADIPVVVGTTGWLDDFERIKKYCLENDKTLFYASNFSIGVNIFFEVNRQLAKLMNGQEQYEPDIEEIHHTEKLDSPSGTAITLAEGILSNLKRKSKWENNPKDEKEYVLPIISRREPDVPGTHIIHYESDIDYITISHEAKSRRGFVQGAVMAAKWVHNKKEKGYFEMKDLLKF from the coding sequence ATGAACATAGCATTATTAGGATATGGAAGAATGGGAGGCTCTATTGCACAACTCATTGATCAACAGGGAGAAGATGAAGTAGTGCTTAAAATCCATAAGGACAACAAAGATGAACTCACTGTTGAAAATCTGCAAAAGGCGGATATAGCAATAGAATTTTCTACTCCCGATACGGCTGTTAAGCATATTGAGAAATGTTTTGAAGCAGATATTCCAGTTGTGGTGGGTACTACAGGCTGGCTTGATGATTTTGAGCGCATTAAAAAATACTGTCTGGAAAATGACAAGACACTTTTTTATGCTTCAAATTTTAGTATTGGGGTCAATATTTTTTTTGAAGTAAACAGGCAATTGGCTAAGCTGATGAATGGCCAGGAACAATACGAACCTGATATTGAAGAAATTCACCACACAGAAAAACTCGACAGCCCAAGTGGAACGGCCATTACACTTGCTGAAGGTATTCTTTCTAATTTAAAGCGAAAGTCAAAATGGGAAAATAATCCGAAAGATGAAAAGGAGTATGTATTGCCCATTATTTCCAGAAGAGAGCCTGATGTGCCCGGTACCCATATTATCCATTACGAATCGGATATTGATTATATCACCATCAGTCATGAAGCTAAGTCGCGCAGAGGATTTGTGCAAGGGGCAGTAATGGCTGCAAAATGGGTGCACAATAAGAAGGAGAAAGGCTATTTTGAAATGAAAGATTTACTCAAATTTTAA